CCTTGAGCTGGCGCAAGACGACTTCCAGGATGGGCAGATCACCGATGGGCATCAGGGGCTTGGGAAGAATGGTGGTGTAGGGTTTCAGCCGGGTGCCTTTGCCTCCGGCCAGAATGACAGCGTGCATGGTGTGACCTTTAGCGCTTGAAGGGGCGAACATTTATGGGTGAATTCATTCGTCTAAAATGTACGGCAAGAGTTATTATTTTATGTTGCGTAAAGATCCGGTTTGTAAGCGCCAGGATGGGCAAGCACCCAGCGGATGGTCTTAGTAAGGCCCTCCTCGATCGTGGTCTTTGGGCGCCAATTTGTCAGTCGAAGGGCCTTACGATTATCACACAACAACCGCTCCACCTCGCTGGCTTCCGGGCGAATGCGCTGTAGATCGGTTTCGATAGGAACCGTTTTATCCATGAGTTTCATGATGGTTTGCGCCAGCTCTCCAATGGAGATTTCACGACCGCTTCCTATGTTGGTGACCTGGCCGACAGTTTCATCGGAGATGGCAACTTCGATGAAACCTTCCACGGTGTCACTCACGTAATTGAGATCTCTGGTTGGATGAAGGCTGCCAAGACGCAGATTGCTACCTGCGGCAACCTGCGAAATGATAGTGGGGATGACTGCCCGTGCCGACTGGCGCGGACCGAACGTGTTGAAGGGGCGGATAATGGCCACCGGAAGATCGAAGGAACGGAAATAGCTTTCGGCGAGCATGTCCGCTCCGATCTTGGAGGCCGAATAGGGTGACTGGCCCTGTAAAGGGTGGATTTCGTCGATGGGGGCGTAGCGTGCGGTGCCGTAGCACTCGCTGGTGGACGTATGCACCACCTTCTTCACCCTATGCTTGCGGCAGGCCTCGAGCACATTCAGAGTTCCAAGCACATTGGTCGCGACA
This region of Desulforhabdus amnigena genomic DNA includes:
- a CDS encoding NAD-dependent 4,6-dehydratase LegB, which produces MIKTASFHESTVLVTGAGGFIGSHLVERLVEEGAKVRALVHYNARNHWGNLEWLPAEVLAKVEIMAGDVTDPFSMERAVEGCETVFHLAALIAIPYSYAAPQSYVATNVLGTLNVLEACRKHRVKKVVHTSTSECYGTARYAPIDEIHPLQGQSPYSASKIGADMLAESYFRSFDLPVAIIRPFNTFGPRQSARAVIPTIISQVAAGSNLRLGSLHPTRDLNYVSDTVEGFIEVAISDETVGQVTNIGSGREISIGELAQTIMKLMDKTVPIETDLQRIRPEASEVERLLCDNRKALRLTNWRPKTTIEEGLTKTIRWVLAHPGAYKPDLYAT